AGGTGGAAGCCGAAGGTCACGCCCGGCCATCTCTCCATCACCCAGTTGTCCAGCGCGACGCCGTAGGCGACCCAGTCCTCGGCCGACCAGCCGCGCTCGGCATAGAAGCCGGCCCACGCCGGGTCCAGCACGAGCGGGTAGTGGGGGGCGTCGAGCTGGATATACTCGCACCCCAGCCGCGCGAGCTCCGCCACCTCGTCACGGATGATCCGGGCCACGTCCTCCAGAAATGACTCGATGGTGGGGTAGGCGCCCGCGCGGTCCGGTCCCTGCCACACGCTGGCGAAGAGGCTGGGGCTGGACAGCGTGACCTTGGGAATGCGCGACGTCCGGGCGCGCAGATAGGCGAACTCCTCCGTCGAGAGCCGCCGCCGCACCCGCAGCGCCCCGGCCACCGAGAGCCCCTCAGGCCGGGGCCGGTTGACGCCGCCGACGGCATCGTTGCCGTGCCAGTCGCCCCAGAGGAAGGCGTCGAGGCCGGCGTTCTCGAAGCCGTCGACGGCCTCCGTGAGCTGGCTCTGGAAGGAGAGGCGGCGCATCTCGCCGTCCGTCACCACCTCGAGGCCCGCCGCCTCCTGCGCGGCGACGGCGTCGTCGACGGCCTTATCCTCGATGCGCTTGAACTCGGCAGGCGGCATCGTGCCCGCGTCCAGGGCGTCGCGGGCCGCCTTCAGCGCCGGCGGGCGCAGCATGCTGCCGACGACGTCCGTATGGGGGTGCTGGTTCATGGGCGGTAGTGTGGCACGGCGGTTAACCGCGCGACAAGGACGCTGCGGCGGCGCCGCCGCTCCCCTGTCCCAGCCTCACCCTTACCCTCCGGCGGCCCAGCGGGCCAGCGCCTTCTCCGGTGAGGGGATCTCCGCGACGGACGTGTAGTAGGAGTGCTCCCACCCGTCTTGGGGCAGGCCCGTGAAGAGCATGAGGTTGAGTGGGTAGCGCTCAGAGTCCGTGACGCGCCGGAAGTCGTCCCGGAAGAGGAACGTCGGCTTCCCCAGGGCGATGGCGATGCCCAACTCCACCATGACGCCCTCGTCCGGCGGCGCCCCGTTGACCACGGCGAAGATCGCATCCGCCTCCCGCACGTCCCGCAGGTCGGATTGCCCGACGCCGTAGGCCCACCCCGGCTCCATGTTGGCCGTCTGGTTGTTGCGCTCAAAGGGCTCCCATACTTCAAGCCCCAGGGATTCCAACGCCGACACCAACTCCGGCAGCAGGGTCGCGCGCTGCTGCGTGGAGAACCCGTAGGCATTGGCGAGGTACACAGTCTTGCGGCGGCCAGTGGTCGTTTCCTCGGCATCCATGATGGCCTTCCCCTTTGAAGATAGCGTGCAATCGTAGCCGATAGCGGCCGCAGCGGCAAGGTGGACGGCGGGGAATCGGTCCAAGCGCCAGGACGGACACCGCGCAGGTTAACAATACGCTGATGAAGCCCCGCTGCCGCAACGGCTGCGTCCTGAATCTCGCCGGGTGCACGTCGAGTGTCTCCTGGGCATTGGGGCAGCAGACCTCTGCGTCAAAGCTGGAAAGGGGTTGTCACCGCCAGCGGCTCACGCTACAGTGGAAGGCGCTCAACACAGGGAGGGACCGTGGACAACGCAGAGAACGCCAAGAAGAGCGGCCTTGACCGGCGGCAGGTCCTGGGGCTTGGGGCCGCCGCCATCGCCGTCGCCGCCATCGCATCCCTGCCGCTGCGGGTCAACCCCTTCCGCCGCTCCAACAAGATCGAGGGCGTTCCCGGCGAGGGCTCCATCTTCCAGCCGCGCCCCGGCGCCGTCCAGGAGTTCCTCCGCAACCACGGCAAGTAGCCCCGCCCCCTCGCAACGCCCTCCCCTATCCCCCAGTCGACGTGCGCCCAGCCTCAGCCCGCCTATGCCCGCCGCGCCGGGCGGTCTCCCGTGCCCACTGCCGCCGCCCCGGTAACCCCGTGATGCGTCCCATGCTGACGGGTATTGACGGGAGATATACACTAGTGCCGCCCTTAAACATTTCATAATCAATTGTTGTGTTGCTTAATCAATGCAGAGTCCGGTAATTGACTGGGTGTTGGGTCATGCAAGAGTACCTGCGATCGTTTAGAGGAGACCTGCTTGGGGGCGTCACCGCCGCGGTGGTCGTCCTGCCGGTGGCGTTGGCCTTGGGCGAGGTCTCCGGGCTGGGCGTGCTGGCCGGGTTGTACGGGGCCATCGCGGTGGGCTTCTTCGCGGCGGTGTTCGGCGGAACGCGGACGCAGGTTTCCGCCCCTACGGGGCCCATGGCCGTGGCCATGGCAGTCGTCGTCACCCTTCACGCGGACAACCTCGCCGCCGCCTTCACCATCGTCATCATGGCCGGGCTTTTTCAGGTGCTGCTGGGACTTGCGGGCATAGGCCGGTTTGTCGCCTTCACCCCGTACTCGGTCACCTCCGGCTTCATGTCCGGCATCGGCATCATCATCATCCTGCTGCAGACGCTCCCGTTCATGGGGATGCCGGTGGCGGAAGGCGGGGTGATAGGCTCCATCAAAGGCTGGGGCGAGGGCATAACCAACCTCAACCTCAGCGCCGTCGCCATCGCCGCCGTGACGCTGGCCGTTGCGGTGCTGTGGCCCGTGCGGTTCCGGCGCATCCTGCCGCCGACGCTGGTCGCGCTCGGGGTCGGCACAATGATGGGCGTACTCTGGCTGACGGAGGCGCCCGTCATCGGCAACGTGCCCACAGGCCTTCCCGTGCTGCAGTTGCCGGACCTCTCGGTGAACATCCTGCTCAGGGCCATACAGCCCGCCCTGACCATCGCGCTGTTGGGGTCCATTGACAGCCTGCTGACGTCGCTCATCGCCGACTCCATGACGCGGACCCAGCATGCCCCCAACCGGGAGTTGGTGGGGCAGGGCATCGGCAACATGGCGGCGGGCTTCCTGGGCGGAGTGCCCGGCGCCGGGGCAACCCTGGGCACCATCGTCAACATCCGCGCCGGCGGCAGGACGCGGGTCTCCAGCGTCATCCCCGCGTTCGTCCTGATTGGGCTGGTGATGGGGCTGGCCAAGTACGTGGAGGTCATTCCCTTCGCCTGCCTGGCAGGAATCCTCATGAAGGTGGGCTGGGACATCATTGACTGGCGGTTCCTCACCCGCATCCTGCGCGTGCAGCGGGAGCACCTGCTGGTGATGGGCATCACGCTGGCCCTGACGGTGTTTGTGGACCTGGTGACCGCCGTGGCCATCGGCCTGATCACGACGGGCATGGCAACCTCCCGGCAGTTTGAGCGGCTGCAGCTGGAAAGCGTGCTCTCCATCCCCATGCTGGACAAAGCCTTCCTCAGGGCCGCCGAACGGCCGGACGTCGACGAACACTCCGCCCATGTGGGCATCGTCGCCCTCCGGGGCGCCTTCACCGTAGCCTCCTCCCACAAGCTCATCAACGCCATCAGCAAGGACATCAGCGAGCACGACGTGGTCATCTTTGACTTCACCCCCACGGTATTCATGGACGACAGCGCCGCGCTGGTCATCGAGCAGCTCATCGACGACGCTCTGGCAGAAGACACCGATTGCATCGTCATGGGTCTGACCGGGCAACCGGCCAGGACGTTGAGGGCCCTCAACGCCCTGAGCCGCATTCCGCAGGACCGGATTGTCCCTGACAGGCAGTCCGCCCGAGAGGTTGCCCTGGCGCTGTTGGGGATGGAGGCCGCGGAGGAGCCGGACCTTCCGGAGGCGGCGGAGTCCACCGCGCCCGCAGAAGACTTCCGGCGCGGCATGCTGTCCGGCCTGGGCAGCGCGGCGTTGGTCGTCCTCGCGGGGGCTGCCCTGCTGCTATGGCGCAGGCCCTTCGCCCGCCCCCCGGCCGCCCACGATGCAGACCCCGCAATTTTCCAAAGGCCCGGCGGCGCGGCGCCGGCGGCATGGCACAACGCGCTGGCGTCCGAGAAGGCGCGGCTGGACGCACAATTTGCGGCGGGCGGCCTGGACCCGGAGACGTACTGGCGGCAGCTTGCCGACCTGGCCTCGCAGGCCGGGGGTCCGAAACAAGCCGGGGAGACCGACGACAGCAGCGCGCGACGACGGGCCGCCGAAACACCCTGCGCGCCATCGGGGTTGATACGGGCGCCGGCCCGTTCATCCCGAACAGGGACCAGGTCCGCGGCTTCATCTTGGACGCCGCCACCGGCCGCCTCACAGAGGCGGCCGCGGGGTAGAGCGGCCGCCGTTCCTCCAAGCTCGACGGCATTCCCGGCGAGGGCTCCATCTTCCAGCGCCGCTCGACGCCTGCTTCCCCCGGTTGGCGTCCGCCCAGCCTCAACCTGCCCATGCCCCCGCGCCGGACGGCCTGCCGTGCCCATCGCCGCCCGGGTGACCCCTGTGATGCGTCCCATGCTGACGGATATTGACGGGAGATATACACTAACGCCGCCCTGAAACGTTCCGCCATCAATGGTGTGCGGCTTTGTCAATGCAGAGTTCGGTTATTGGCTAAGTGTTGGGCCATGCAAGAATACCTTCGATCGTTTAAGGGAGACCTGTTCGGTGGCGTCACCGCCGCGGTGGTGGGGCTGCCTGTGGCGCTTGCCTTCGGCGAGGCCTCCGGGCTGGGGGCGCTGGCCGGCATATACGGGGCCATTGCCGTCGGCTTCTTCGCGGCGGTGTTCGGCGGCACGCGCTCGCAGATCTCCGGCCCCACGGGCCCCATGGCTGTCGCGATGGCCGTCGTCGTCACCCTCCACGCCGACAACCTCGCCGCCGCCTTCACCATCGTCATCATGGCCGGGCTCTTCCAGGTGCTGCTTGGCGTCGTGGGCATCGGCCGCTTCATCGCCTTCACCCCGTACTCCGTGATCTCCGGCTTCATGTCGGGCATCGGCATCATCATCATCCTGCTGCAGACGCTGCCTTCCATGGGGATGCCGGTGGCGGAAGGCGGACCCATCGGCGCCATCAAGGGCTGGGGAGAGGGCATCGCCAACTTCAACACCGCCGCCTTCGCCATCGCCGCCGTCACGCTGGCCGTCGGCATCCTGTGGCCCGCGCGGTTCCGGCGCATCCTCCCGCCGACGCTGGTCGCGCTGGGCGTCGGCACCATGATGAGCGTCCTGTGGCTCACCGACGTGCCCGTCATAGGCTCCGTCCCGACGGGCCTGCCGGCGCCGCAGTTGCCGGACCTGTCCCCGGGCCTCCTGGCTGGTGCGATCACCCCCGCGCTCACCATTGCGATGCTGGGGTCCATCGACAGCCTGCTGACGTCGCTCATTGCGGACTCGATGACCCGGACGCAGCACCATGCCAACCGGGAGCTGATAGGGCAAGGCATCGGCAACATGGCGGCGGGCTTCCTCGGCGGACTTCCCGGCGCCGGCGCGACGATGGGCACCGTCATCAACATCCGCGCCGGGGGCAGGACACAGGTCTCCGGCGTCGTCCGGGCCGGCATCCTGCTGGCGCTGGTGCTGGGCCTCGCCAAGTACGTGGAGGTCATCCCCCACGCCTGCCTCGCGGGCATCCTCCTGAAGGTGGGCTGGGACATCATAGACTGGCGGTTCCTCGGGCGCATTGTGAAGGTGCAGCGGGAGCACCTGCTGGTCATGGCCCTTACCCTGTTCCTGACGGTGTTCGTGGACCTGGTGACCGCCGTCGCCATCGGCCTGATAGCGGCGGGCATGGCCACCTCCCGGCAGTTTGAGCGGCTGCAGTTGGACAGCGTGGTCTCCGTTCCGCTTCTGGACAGCGTCTTCTTCAAGGGGGCCTACCGCTCCGGCACGGTCGAACCCGACGACTTCTCGGCCCGCGTGGGAATGGTCGGACTACGCGGCGCGTTCACCGTCGCATCCTCCCAGAAGCTGATCAGCACCATCAGCAAGGACGTCAGCGAGCACGAGGTGGTCATCTTCGACTTCACCAGCACCGCCTACATGGACGACAGCGCCGCTCTGGTGGTGGAGGAGCTCATCGACGCGGCCCTGAACGAGGACACGGAGTGCATCGTGATGGGCCTGACCAGTCAGCCCGAATTGACGATGCTGTCCCTCAACGCCCTGAAGCGCATCCCGGAGGACCATTTCGCCGAGGACATGGACGGCGCGCGGGAGATCGCCGCGCGGCTTCTCGGGCTGGAGCCGACGACGACTCCGGCGTAGGTCGAAATACGCCCTCGTCCGCTCCGCCTTGCCCATCCCCCCTGGTACGCGCTACACTCCGCGCACCGTACGGAGGACTCATAGAGGAGGCATGCCATGTCAGCCATTGACGATGTTCTGCAGGGGAACGCCCAATACGCCGCCGGCTTTGACAAGGGCGGCCTGCCCCTGCCGCCGGCCCGCGGCCTGGCCGTGGTTGCCTGCATGGACGCGCGCCTCGACGTTCACGGCCTGCTCGGCATCAGCGCGGGCGACGCCCACGTCATCCGCAACGCCGGCGGCGTGGTGTCCGACGACGCCATCCGCTCCCTGCTAATCTCGCAGCGATTGCTGGGAACCCGCGAGGTCATGCTCATTCACCACACGGACTGCGGCATGCTCACCTTCCGCGACGACGACGTGAAAGACGCCATCCAGGCTGACACGGGCCTGCGCCCATCCTTCTCCCTGGAGGCTTTCGGCGACCTCGAAGGCGACGTGCGGCAGTCGATGGCGCGCATCCAGACCAACCCCTTCATCCCGAACAAGGACCAGGTCCGCGGCTTCGTCTACGACTGCGCAACCGGCCGCCTCAACGAGGTCTCCGCCGCGTAGGATGGCGGTGCGCCACCGGCCGCCTGCGCCGCCGTCGTCTTCGCAGGCGACAGTAAATCAACCGTCTCGCGTTTGTATCTGATGCGGCACATTTCAGCTACAGCTCGAAAAATTTCCCAACAGCAACACCCCCCCGTGTTTAGCCGGACTCGGCCCGTTTCAGGTCGCGCCCGCATGCCCGCGGAAGGCCCTGTTGCTGCACATGGCTGCGTCGTTCATGGAGCGACGGTAGGGGAGCGCGCCGGTTTCGCGCAACGTGGCGGTGTCAGAGTCGCCGGCGGGGGTGCGCCGGCGCACCCCGTTCGTAGCTGTTCCGTTGCACGGAATCGGTTGACACTCCCAATGCAGTTGCGATATTCTTCACAAGTTTGAAACGGCAGGGAGTCGATGGACCCGAATTTCATCACTGACCAGCAGTGGATCGAGTACCGGCACCTCGTGTCTTTGCTTTGGCTTTTCCCGCTGCTGGTATTCGCTTTTGCCACCTGTCTGTTGCTGCGCTTTGCCATCCTGCCCTCGCTGTGGAACAGCCGGGGTGAGGAGGTTGCCAGGCATGACCCGCTGTGGAGCAGGCTCCACACGCAGGTGGTCAGGGGGCAGGGGACATGGGCGCTGTCGCAGTGGGGGCTGCTGCTGGCGGCCTTCGGCGTGGCGGTGGGCCTGCTGTTCGTCTTCTTTGTGGCCCAGTCCTGGGCAAGAGGCGTCATAGAGGAGACCTTCAACCGATGGTGGATCTAGCTCCGCATCCCGGCAACACCATAGCTACGGAGTGCGCATTGAAGGCCAACTGCAAGGGTAGGGTGTCCTGATGCCACGGATGCTCATTCCCATCGCCGCGGTGGTGGTCGTCGCCGCCTTCTTCCTGCCTCTCGGCTACGTCTTCTTCGTCGCCGGCGAGGCGGGCACCATCGTGCTCGGCATCGGCATCATCGTCGCCGTCCTCGCCATCGCCGGGCTTCGCTCGCTGGAGGGCTACCTGGACCGGGGCGGGCAGATCCTGGGCGGGCGCATGGTCCTGCCGCAGGGCGTCATGCCCTTCTGGCTCCCGACGCTGGCCGTCATCGTCGTCGCGGGCACGCTGCTGGGACTGGGCGGCCTCTTCATCGTGACCGGCCACAACGCGACCATCGTCCTGGGTCTGATCGCCATCATCGGCGTGCTCGTCGTGGGCGCGTCCATCGGCCGCATCGGCGGCGGCGATATGCAGTCACGCATGCGCGCCTTCATGCTGGTGACCACGCTGTCAATCGTGGGCGGCGGCTTCCTGCTGGGCGGCGCCATCTTCAGCGGCAAGGTGCTGGGCCACTACTTCTGGCCCATCGACCAGGTCTTCGTCGTGACGCCCGAGCAGCCGATAGCCTTCCCGCACCCGCCGCACGTGGAGCGCGCGGGCATAGACTGCGTGTTCTGTCATCGGACGGTCGAGACGGCCGCGGCGGCCAGCATCCCGCCGGTCCAGCAGTGCATGTTCTGCCACCAGGTCATCGCGACGCAGAGCGAGGAGGTGGTGAAGCTGGCCGCGGCGTGGGACACGGGCGAGCCCATCGCATGGGTGCGCGTGCACCGGCTGCCGGACCACGTCCGTTTCGTGCATGAATCGCACATCAGCTTCTTCTCGGAGAAGGACAACGTCCCCGCCAGCGCCGTGTGCAGCGTGTGCCACGGCGACGTGGGGGCCATGACCACGGTTTCGCAGGTTGAGCAGCTCCAGATGGGGTTCTGCGTCGACTGCCACCGGCAGAACAACGCGCCCACGGACTGCACAACCTGTCACTATTAGGGGTTGAGGACCAGAATCGTATGGCGCTGACGCGGCGGCAACTGCTGAAGTACTCCGGCCTGGGGCTCCTGGGCGCGGTGGTCTTTGCCGGTTGCCGCATCCCGGACCGGGAGTTCATCGCGGAGAGTCCCGTGATGATCCCCGAGGACCTGGTCTACGGCGACGACCACTACTTCGCGACCCTCGCCCGCCCCAACACGGGCGTCGAGAGCGTGCTGGTTCGCGTGATGCAGGGCCGCGCCAAGAAGATCGAGGGCAACCCCGACTACCCGATGAGCCGCGGCAAGCACTCGGCGCAGGCCGAGGCCGTGCTGCAAGAGCTCTACCACCCCGACCGCATCGCGACGCCGCTGCGGCGCGTCGGCGACCGCGGCGCCGGCGAGTTCGAGTCCATCTCGTGGGACGAGGCTCTGGACGAGTTGGCCGCGCGGCTCAACGACCACCTGGTCAACCCGGACACTATCGCCTTGATCACGGGGCCCCTGCGCGGGACGCTCGGCACGGTCGTCTCGCAGTTCGCCGACAACTACCAGCTACGCCGCTACGCCTTCGAGGCCGTCGACCAGACGGCGGTGCGCACGGTCTTCAACCGCATGTACGGCCAGGACCGGCTGCCCACCTTCGACGTCCAGAACGCCCACTACGTCCTCTCCTTTGGGGCGGACTTCCTGAGCCACTGGCACGCGCCGCTCCACTACAACTGGCACTACGGCGAGTTCCGCGGCGAGACCGGCGGGCGCGGGAAGCTGGTGCAGATAGAGCCCCGCTTCTCCCTGACCGCCGCCAACGCCGACCGGTGGGTCTACGCGAACCCCGGCACGGAGGGCGTGCTGGCCATGGCCATGGCCAAGGTCATCCTCGACAGCCGCGAGGGCAACCCGGACGGCATGGCCGCGCTGCGGGAGACTATCGAGTTCAACGCGCTGCCGATGGAGACCGTCGAGGAGATCACCGGCGTCAAGGCTGGCGTCATCGAGACGCTGGCCCACGACTTCGCGGCGAACCAGCCGGGCGTCGCCATCGGCGGCGGGCTGGCCGCGGCGCAGACCAACGGCCTCTTCAACATGACGGCCGTCTACATGCTCAACGCGCTGGTCGGCAGCGTCGGCAAGAAGGGCGGCGTCATCTTCAACCCGCCGGCTCCCATCCCCAACGTTGTCAGCAGCGCCGCAACCAACCCCCTCATGGACTTCCAGCGGCTGGCCGACGACTTCCGCGGCAACCGCATCAACGCGGTGCTCGTGCGCGGCGTCGACCCGGCCTACGGCACGCCCGGCTCCATGCAGTTCGGGCGGGCCATGCGCGAGAACGTGCCCTTCATCGCCAGCTTCTCCAACTTCATGGACGAGACGACGCTGCTGGCCGACCTGGTGCTGCCCGACATGGCAACGCTGGAGGCCTGGGGCGACGACGTCCCGGAGCCGGGCCCCGGCTACGAGGCCGGCGCGCTGCAGCAGCCCGTGGTCATGCCCTTCGTCGAGGGGCGGGCCTTCGGCGACGTGTTGCTGGCACTCGTCGACGACCTGGGCGGGCGCACGACGATCAAACTGCCGTGGGCCAACATTCAGGAAGCCGTCCGCGCGGAGGCGCAGGAGCTCTGGATCAAGAACCGCGGCTCCGTGCAGCAGTTCTCGAACTTCGAGGAGTTCTGGGTCGCCATCCTGCAGCGCGGCGGCTGGTGGGACACCAACGCCACGGCCCCGGCGCCGCAGGCCCCCGACCTCAGCGCGGATCCCGGGAAGGCCCTGCCGGCCTTCTCCGGCGGCGCGAGCACCTACCCGTTCCACCTGCTGCCCTTCCCGTCGCATTCGATGGGCGACGGCTCCGACGCGCACCTGCCGTGGCTCCAGGCCACGCCGGACCCCATCACCACCGCGGTGTGGAGCACCTGGGTGGAGGTCAACCCCCGCGACGCCGACGCTTTGGACATCCGCGAGGGCGACGTCGTCACCGTCGAGTCCGCGCAGGGGGCCATCGAGGCGCAGGTGTACGTGAACCCGGCGACCGCCCCCGGCACCGTCAGCGTGCCGATGGGGCAGGGGCACAGCAGCTTCGGCCGCTACGCCGAGGGCGTCGGCAGCAACGTGATGGAGGTCCTGGACGCCGTCTCCGACGAGACGACGGGGGCGTTCGCGTGGGGCGCGACGCGCGTCCGGATCGAGAAGACTGGCCGTCGCGAGCGCGTGCGCAAGTTCGAGGGCATGGTCGTGGCGCAGACGCTGCCGCACCGCACGGTCTACGAGATCTCGACGGGCAACGGCGGAGGCGCGCACTAGCATAGCAAGAGCAATGAGGCCCGCGTGGGGCGCGGGCTTAGGAGGACCCGGTGGCAGTAGAGCGAAAATGGGGCATGGCGGTGGACGCCGACAAGTGCACGGGCTGTCAGGCCTGTGTGGTCGCGTGCCAGTCAGAGAACAACATCCCCATCAATGAGCCGGACCACTTCCTGCAGCGGCGGGCCATCCAGTGGATCCGCATCGAGC
This portion of the Chloroflexota bacterium genome encodes:
- a CDS encoding methionine synthase; this translates as MNQHPHTDVVGSMLRPPALKAARDALDAGTMPPAEFKRIEDKAVDDAVAAQEAAGLEVVTDGEMRRLSFQSQLTEAVDGFENAGLDAFLWGDWHGNDAVGGVNRPRPEGLSVAGALRVRRRLSTEEFAYLRARTSRIPKVTLSSPSLFASVWQGPDRAGAYPTIESFLEDVARIIRDEVAELARLGCEYIQLDAPHYPLVLDPAWAGFYAERGWSAEDWVAYGVALDNWVMERWPGVTFGFHLCKGNQGSRWLAEGGYDSMVDTGLRRGRGHPALPAGGGPPPRRS
- a CDS encoding nucleoside 2-deoxyribosyltransferase, producing MDAEETTTGRRKTVYLANAYGFSTQQRATLLPELVSALESLGLEVWEPFERNNQTANMEPGWAYGVGQSDLRDVREADAIFAVVNGAPPDEGVMVELGIAIALGKPTFLFRDDFRRVTDSERYPLNLMLFTGLPQDGWEHSYYTSVAEIPSPEKALARWAAGG
- a CDS encoding twin-arginine translocation signal domain-containing protein — its product is MDNAENAKKSGLDRRQVLGLGAAAIAVAAIASLPLRVNPFRRSNKIEGVPGEGSIFQPRPGAVQEFLRNHGK
- a CDS encoding SulP family inorganic anion transporter gives rise to the protein MQEYLRSFRGDLLGGVTAAVVVLPVALALGEVSGLGVLAGLYGAIAVGFFAAVFGGTRTQVSAPTGPMAVAMAVVVTLHADNLAAAFTIVIMAGLFQVLLGLAGIGRFVAFTPYSVTSGFMSGIGIIIILLQTLPFMGMPVAEGGVIGSIKGWGEGITNLNLSAVAIAAVTLAVAVLWPVRFRRILPPTLVALGVGTMMGVLWLTEAPVIGNVPTGLPVLQLPDLSVNILLRAIQPALTIALLGSIDSLLTSLIADSMTRTQHAPNRELVGQGIGNMAAGFLGGVPGAGATLGTIVNIRAGGRTRVSSVIPAFVLIGLVMGLAKYVEVIPFACLAGILMKVGWDIIDWRFLTRILRVQREHLLVMGITLALTVFVDLVTAVAIGLITTGMATSRQFERLQLESVLSIPMLDKAFLRAAERPDVDEHSAHVGIVALRGAFTVASSHKLINAISKDISEHDVVIFDFTPTVFMDDSAALVIEQLIDDALAEDTDCIVMGLTGQPARTLRALNALSRIPQDRIVPDRQSAREVALALLGMEAAEEPDLPEAAESTAPAEDFRRGMLSGLGSAALVVLAGAALLLWRRPFARPPAAHDADPAIFQRPGGAAPAAWHNALASEKARLDAQFAAGGLDPETYWRQLADLASQAGGPKQAGETDDSSARRRAAETPCAPSGLIRAPARSSRTGTRSAASSWTPPPAASQRRPRGRAAAVPPSSTAFPARAPSSSAARRLLPPVGVRPASTCPCPRAGRPAVPIAARVTPVMRPMLTDIDGRYTLTPP
- a CDS encoding SulP family inorganic anion transporter, with amino-acid sequence MQEYLRSFKGDLFGGVTAAVVGLPVALAFGEASGLGALAGIYGAIAVGFFAAVFGGTRSQISGPTGPMAVAMAVVVTLHADNLAAAFTIVIMAGLFQVLLGVVGIGRFIAFTPYSVISGFMSGIGIIIILLQTLPSMGMPVAEGGPIGAIKGWGEGIANFNTAAFAIAAVTLAVGILWPARFRRILPPTLVALGVGTMMSVLWLTDVPVIGSVPTGLPAPQLPDLSPGLLAGAITPALTIAMLGSIDSLLTSLIADSMTRTQHHANRELIGQGIGNMAAGFLGGLPGAGATMGTVINIRAGGRTQVSGVVRAGILLALVLGLAKYVEVIPHACLAGILLKVGWDIIDWRFLGRIVKVQREHLLVMALTLFLTVFVDLVTAVAIGLIAAGMATSRQFERLQLDSVVSVPLLDSVFFKGAYRSGTVEPDDFSARVGMVGLRGAFTVASSQKLISTISKDVSEHEVVIFDFTSTAYMDDSAALVVEELIDAALNEDTECIVMGLTSQPELTMLSLNALKRIPEDHFAEDMDGAREIAARLLGLEPTTTPA
- a CDS encoding carbonic anhydrase translates to MSAIDDVLQGNAQYAAGFDKGGLPLPPARGLAVVACMDARLDVHGLLGISAGDAHVIRNAGGVVSDDAIRSLLISQRLLGTREVMLIHHTDCGMLTFRDDDVKDAIQADTGLRPSFSLEAFGDLEGDVRQSMARIQTNPFIPNKDQVRGFVYDCATGRLNEVSAA
- a CDS encoding cytochrome c3 family protein, which codes for MPRMLIPIAAVVVVAAFFLPLGYVFFVAGEAGTIVLGIGIIVAVLAIAGLRSLEGYLDRGGQILGGRMVLPQGVMPFWLPTLAVIVVAGTLLGLGGLFIVTGHNATIVLGLIAIIGVLVVGASIGRIGGGDMQSRMRAFMLVTTLSIVGGGFLLGGAIFSGKVLGHYFWPIDQVFVVTPEQPIAFPHPPHVERAGIDCVFCHRTVETAAAASIPPVQQCMFCHQVIATQSEEVVKLAAAWDTGEPIAWVRVHRLPDHVRFVHESHISFFSEKDNVPASAVCSVCHGDVGAMTTVSQVEQLQMGFCVDCHRQNNAPTDCTTCHY
- a CDS encoding molybdopterin-dependent oxidoreductase; the protein is MALTRRQLLKYSGLGLLGAVVFAGCRIPDREFIAESPVMIPEDLVYGDDHYFATLARPNTGVESVLVRVMQGRAKKIEGNPDYPMSRGKHSAQAEAVLQELYHPDRIATPLRRVGDRGAGEFESISWDEALDELAARLNDHLVNPDTIALITGPLRGTLGTVVSQFADNYQLRRYAFEAVDQTAVRTVFNRMYGQDRLPTFDVQNAHYVLSFGADFLSHWHAPLHYNWHYGEFRGETGGRGKLVQIEPRFSLTAANADRWVYANPGTEGVLAMAMAKVILDSREGNPDGMAALRETIEFNALPMETVEEITGVKAGVIETLAHDFAANQPGVAIGGGLAAAQTNGLFNMTAVYMLNALVGSVGKKGGVIFNPPAPIPNVVSSAATNPLMDFQRLADDFRGNRINAVLVRGVDPAYGTPGSMQFGRAMRENVPFIASFSNFMDETTLLADLVLPDMATLEAWGDDVPEPGPGYEAGALQQPVVMPFVEGRAFGDVLLALVDDLGGRTTIKLPWANIQEAVRAEAQELWIKNRGSVQQFSNFEEFWVAILQRGGWWDTNATAPAPQAPDLSADPGKALPAFSGGASTYPFHLLPFPSHSMGDGSDAHLPWLQATPDPITTAVWSTWVEVNPRDADALDIREGDVVTVESAQGAIEAQVYVNPATAPGTVSVPMGQGHSSFGRYAEGVGSNVMEVLDAVSDETTGAFAWGATRVRIEKTGRRERVRKFEGMVVAQTLPHRTVYEISTGNGGGAH